From the genome of Fundidesulfovibrio terrae:
GCCCGGCCACGGGGCTGCCCACGCGCACCGAACAGGGGGATCTCAACATGGCCCTCTACGCGGGCCACGGCGACTTTCCCCGGGCTATCTACGCACCCGGCACGCCCGAGCAGTGCTTCGAGCTGGCCTACCGGGCCATGAACCAGGCCGAGAAATGGCAGAGCCCCATGTTCGTGCTCACGGACCAGTACCTGGCCGACTCCTACCGGGCGGTGGTCCCCTTCGACCTGGCGGCCCTCGAGCCCATGGCCGAGCCCGCGCTGACCTGCGACGACCCCGCCGGATACCGGCGCTACGCCGACACCCCCTGCGGCGTTTCCCCCAGGTTGATTCCCGGCTTCGGGGAACATCTGGTGGTGCTGGACAGCGACGAGCACACCGCTGACGGGCACATCACCGAGGACCTGACCGTGCGCATCCAAATGATGGACAAGCGCATGCGCAAGACCGAGGGGATCGTGTCCTCCATCGTGCCGCCTACGTTCGAGGGAGATGAGAAACCGGACATCCTTCTGGCCTGCTGGGGGTCCACCTACGGCCCGGCCCTGGAGGCGGCGCAAATACTGCGCGAACGGGGAGTCCGGGCCGCAGTCATCCATTTTTCGCAGGTGTACCCCCTGAATCCGGACCACTTCCTGCCGGTTTTCGCCAAGGCTGGCCGGACCTTCATGGTCGAGGGCAACCACTCGGGCCAACTGGCTCAACTCATCCGCCAGCAGACCGGCTACGCCTTCGACCAGCTGATCACCCGCTACGACGGCCTGCCCGTGACCGCCGCCCACATCATGGACCGGCTGGACCGGCTGTAAGGAGCTCCCATGATTCCCCTCGAACAGTACGGCGAGTTCGAAACGGCCTGGTGTCCCGGCTGCGGCAACTTCGCCATCAACAAGGCCCTCAAGAAGGCCCTGTCCATGCTGGACCTGGCGCCCCACAAGGTGCTTGTCTGCTCGGGCATCGGACAGGCGGCCAAGTCGCCGCATTATCTGCGCTGCAACTGCTTCAACGGCCTGCACGGCAGGAGCCTTCCCCCGGCCCAGGGCGCGGCCCTGGCCAACACCGAGGTGGCCGTTTTCGCTGAAAGCGGCGACGGGTGCAGCTACGGCGAGGGCGGGAACCACTTTCTGGCCGCCATGCGCCGCAACGTGACCATGACCTACCTGGTGCACGACAATCAGATCTACGGCCTGACCAAAGGCCAGGCCAGCCCCACCACGGCCCAGGGCCAGCCCACAAAGTTCCAGCCCGCGGGCGTGGCCTCCATGGCCTTCAACCCCATCGCCGTGGCCGTGACCATGGACACGCCCTTCGTGGCCCGGGGCTACGCCGCCGAGGTCGACCATCTGGCCGATCTCATCGTCCAGGCCGCGCGGCATCCCGGATTCGCACTGGTGGACATCCTTCAGCCCTGCGTGTCCTTCAACAAAGTCAACACCTACGCCTGGTACAAGGCGCGATGCTACAAGCTCGGAGCCGACTACGACCCCACCGACCGCAACGCCGCCATGCTTAAGGCGCAGGAGTTCGGCGACCGCATCCCCATCGGCGTGATCTACAAGGGCACGCGCGCGCCCTATGAGGGCAGGATCGATTCCAGGGTGCGCAGGCCCCTGGCCACCTCCAAGCCGGACATGGCCAAGCTGGCCTCCATGCTGGAAAGCTACGCCTGAGATGCCTGCCGGGATTCACTACGAAGTCCACGGCAGCGGCCCCGCGCTTATGCTGCTGGCAGGACTCACTCAGGACGTCACCCAATGGGGCGGGCTCATCGCCGCGCTGGCCGAGCGTTTCACGGTCATCGCGCACGACCCCAGGGGAGCGGGGCGCACCACGGCCTCCTTCGACGGCCTGACCACGGAAGTAATGGCCCAGGACGCCCTGGCCCTGTTGGACGAACTGGACATGGCGCGCGCCCATGTTCTCGGATTTTCGCTTGGGGGCATGACCGCCCAGGTGCTGGCCGCCACCCATCCCGAACGGGTGGACAGGCTGGTATTGGCCTCGTCCGGCTCCCGGATAGGCATCCCGCCCATGGCGGCCATCCGGGCTGCGCGGACCTTGTTCGCGGCCTCGCAGTGCGCGGTGTACGCCAACGACGCCTTGATCCCCTGGCTTCTCGGTCAAAACGCTTTGCTGGATGGGAGCATCGGGCGCGGTTTCGCCACCAGGGCTTACAAGCCGAGCCTGGAGGGCTTCACGGCCCAGTGCGACGCCCTGGCCGCGCACGACGGCGGGCCTTTCCTGCCGCGTATCCTGGCTCCCACCCTCTGCCTGGCCGGTGCGCAGGACCTGCTCATCCCGCCTCCTCAGGGCCGCGACATGGCTTCAATCATCCCTAACGCTTCATTCTGGGAACTTCCCGATAGCGGCCATATGTGCTTTCTGGAAGTACCGTCCGTCTTTCAGGATGCGCTTCTCGCGTTCCTGACCGACGACTCTTGACCGCACTCCCAGCCTTCTTGCATGCCCAGCTTCATTCGCAGCGTTCGACGCGAGAGCTATAGGGGATTCCAAAGGGACTGGTCCCTTTGGCCGCCGGAGGCATCTTCTCTCTTTGCCTTATCTTCTTAATCTTTCACTTTAACTTTTCCTTTCTTCTTCCCGCAAAAAATCTCGTCAGAGTGGCTCCGCATTCCTCGGCCAGTACGCCTTCGAGCACCGGAAACCTGTGGTTCAAAAACGCGAGCCCCGGCCCGTCCAGGTTGGAGACCACGGCCCCGGCCTTGGCGTCTCGAGCGCCGAAGACCAGCCCGCCGATGCGGGCGTGCACCATGGCTCCCAGGCACATGAGGCAGGGCTCCAGGGTCACGGCCAGGATGGCCCCGTTCAGGCGATAATTGCCGAGCGCAGTGCCTGCTTGGCGAAGCGCCAGTATCTCGGCATGGGCCGTGGGGTCGCTTGCGCCGATGGGGCCGTTGCAGGCTTCGGCCAGCAGGCGTCCCGTGGCGGCCTCGATGACCACCGCGCCGATGGGGGCCTCGCCGCGCCTGCCAGCGAGCCAGGCTTGGCGCAGCGCGCGGGTCATGACCAGCCGCCAGGATTTCCAGCCCGGGGGAGGGGTGGTGAAGATGGCGGCGGAGGAGTGGAAAGTGTTCACGAGGCGGGGAAGGCGGGGAGACGGACTCCCCGCCAGTGGAATTACGCGTTTTCCTTGAGGAACCTGACGCCGTTCTCCAGGATGGAGATGCCCAGGCGGGGCTTTTCGCCGCGCGTCCAGCCGGGGTGGTTGGTGGCGTGGTTGAAGGCCTCGGGGTGGGGCATGAGCCCGAGAATGCGCCCGGAGGGGTCGGTGAGCCCCGCGATGGCCATGGGCGACCCGTTGGGGTTGGCCGGGTACTCCATGGTGGGCAGCCCCGTGCCCGGATCGGCGTACTGCAGCGCGATCAGGTTCTCGGTGACGATGCGCGAGAGCGTGGCGTTGTCCTGGGGGATGAGCAGGCCCTCGCCGTGGCGCACGGGCAGGTCCAGGTGGTCGATGCCCCGGGTGAACACGCAGGGGCTCGACTTGTTCACGCGCACCGTGACCCAGCGGTCTTCGAAGCGGCCGGAGTCGTTGTTGGAGAGCGTGACCTGGCGCTCGAAATAGTTGCCGTCCAGGGCGGGCAGGAGCCCGAGCTTCACCAGCAACTGGAAGCCGTTGCAGATGCCCAGGATCAGGCCGCCGTCCTGGATGAAGGTCCGGAGCTGGTCTAGGAGGGGTTCGCCGGTGGCAGTCTTGGCGTACTTCCAGCGGATGGCTCCGGCCTGGCCCGCGCCCAGGTCGTCCCCGTCGAGAAATCCGCCGGGGAAGATGAGAAAATTGTAGCCGGGCAGGCGGACTCGTCCGGCGGTGATGTCGGAAAAGTAGACGATATCGGTCTGGTCGGAACCGGCCAGATTGGCTCCATGGGCGGATTCCGCCTCGCAATTGGTGCCGTAGCCGGTGATCACGAGTGTCTTGACTCGGGCCATGAACAACGCTCCAGGGGTTTCTTGAAAAAATCGGTCCAGTCGCTTAGACGTATCCGGAGACATTACGTGCCCCCGCGCAAGGCGTCAACCGGGCGGGGGTTTTACACATCACGGCAGCCCCCAGGAGGCAGGGCTTTCTCATGAAAACCAAATTCATATTCGTTACCGGAGGCGTGTTGTCCTCCCTCGGCAAGGGACTGGCCGCCGCCTCCATCGGCGCGCTGCTGCAGGCGCGCGGGCTTCGTTGCACCATCATGAAGCTCGACCCCTACATCAACGTGGACCCCGGCACCATGAACCCCTTCCAGCACGGCGAGGTGTACGTCACCAACGACGGCGCCGAGACCGACCTGGACCTGGGCCACTACGAGCGCTACCTGGGCGTGCCCATGTCCCAGAACAACAACGTCACCTCAGGGCGCATCTACAACAACGTCATCCAGAAGGAACGCCGGGGCGACTACCTGGGCGGCACCGTCCAGGTGATCCCGCACATCACCGACGAGATCAAGCGCTCCATCCTGGGCGTGGCCAAGGACGAGGACGTGGCCCTGATCGAGATCGGCGGCACCGTGGGCGACATCGAGGGCCAGCCCTTCCTGGAGGCCATCCGCCAGCTTCGCGGCGATCTGGGCAAGGAGAACGTCCTCTACATCCACCTGACGCTGATCCCATACATCCGCGTGGCGGGTGAGCTCAAGACCAAGCCCACCCAGCACAGCGTTAAGGAGCTCAGGTCCATCGGCATCCAGCCCGACATCATCATCTGCCGCTCCGAGATCGACCTGGACCAGTCCCTCAAGACCAAGATCGCCTTGTTCTGCAACGTGGACCCGGACGCCGTGTTCACCTCCGTGGACGTGAAGAACATCTACGAGGTGCCCCTCAAGCTGTACGCCGAGGGCGTGGACCAGAAGATCGCCATCCTGCTGCGCCTGCCCGCCAAGAACGCGGAACTCGAAGCCTGGCAGAACCTGACCCACAAGCTGGCCAACCCCAAGGGCGAAGTGACCATCGGCATCGTGGGCAAGTACGTGGACCTCAAGGAGGCCTACAAGAGCCTGCACGAGGCCCTCGTGCACGGTGGCGTGGCCAACGACGTGAGCGTCAACCTGATCTACGTGAACTCCGAGGAGGTCACGCCGGCCAACGTGGCCGAGCGCATGGCGGGTCTGGACGGCATCCTGGTGCCCGGCGGCTTCGGCTCGCGCGGCGTGGAGGGCAAGATCGCGGCCATCCGCTACGCCCGCGAGAACAAGGTGCCGTTCTTCGGCATCTGCCTGGGCATGCAGCTGGCCTGTATCGAGTTCGCCCGCAACGTACTGAATCTTCCCGAGGCCAACTCCGAGGAGTTCAACCGCCTGAGCCCCGATCCGATCATCTACCTCATGCGCGAGTGGTACGACTTCCGCACCAAGAAGATCGAGAAGCGCGACGCCGACTCCGAAATGGGCGGAACGATGCGCCTGGGCGCCTACCCCTGCGTGGTCAAGCCCGACACCAAGGCCATGGAAGCCTACGCCAAGCCCCAGATCGAGGAGCGCCACCGCCACCGCTACGAGTTCAACAAGGCCTACTACACCCGCATGGAAGAGAAGGGCATGGTGTTCTCGGGACTGTCGCCCGACGAATCCCTGGTGGAAGTGGTGGAGCTGCCCGAGCATCCGTGGTTTTTGGGCTGCCAGTTCCATCCGGAGTTCAACTCCATCCCCATGCGCCCGCATCCGCTGTTCAGGGAGTTCATCCGGGCGTCCAAGATCGCCCGCGAGGCCAAATGAGAAGACCCGTCAGGCCCGGCGTGAACCGCCGGGCCCTGGCGTCGGCCAGGGGAGTGCGCCTGCTTGTGCTGGACGTGGACGGCGTGCTCACGGACAACGCCGTCTTCCACGACGGCGCCGGGCCGGGCCTGAAGCGCTTCGGCATCCAGGACGGCATGGGGCTCAAGCTCTGCCAGCACGCCGGGATCGACGTGGCCGTGATCAGTGGCCTGGGCAACATCCAGGCCCAGCATCGCCTGCGGGAGCTGGGCATCCGCGAATTCCACGGCGGCCACCTGCGCAAGCTCCCCGTTCTCGAAGAACTCCTTTCCGCGAAACATCTTGATTTGAACGAAGTGGCCTACATGGGCGACGACTGGCTGGACGCCCAGGTGATGAGCCGCGTGGGCCTTGCCATGGCCCCGGTGGACGCCCAGCCGGAAATCCTGCGCCTGGCGGCCTGGGTGTCCAAACGTCCTGGGGGCAGCGGGGCCGTGCGCGACGCCGTGCGCTTCCTGCTCATGGCCAAGGGCAAGCTGGGCGCCCTGTGGCGGCGCTGGCTCGTCTAGCCTCTCGCCCGCCATATCGCCGCCCAAGCCAGCGAAACTATACTGGATTCCAAAGGGGCGAGCCCCTAAGGCCTAAGGAGGCTTTTCCCCTGATCCGCTACGCTCCACCGCGCTACAGCCTCCCGCCCACTGTTGTGAATTCCCGTCAAGTCTTGCCACCCCCGCCTTTTTAGTGCATAACCGCCACGGTTGAACGGTGGTCCGGCATTTTTCTTGCTTGCCGCAGAACTTTCACGAGGACAGACGCACGCATGGCCCTTGAGCTCAGACAGCAACTCAAGCTTTCGCAGCAGCTGGTGATGACACCCCAGCTGCAGCAGGCCATCAAGCTGTTGCAGCTCTCCCGGCTGGAGCTGGTTGAGACCGTGCAGCAGGAGATGCTCGAGAATCCCCTGCTGGAAGAGGTCCAGGTCGACGACGAGCGCCCCGAGCCCACCATCGCCGAGGATTCCCACGCGCCTGACGCCACCCAGGAAGAGGGGGCCATGCAGCGCGAGCTCATGAAGACCGCCGAATGGGACGACTACATCGGCGACTTCGCTTCCACCTCCCGCCAGGCCACGGTGCGCGAGTACGAGGCCCCGGAGGAGGGCATGTCCTTCGAGGCCAGGCTGGCCTCCAAGACCTCGCTCGAGGGCCATCTCTCCTGGCAGATCAACCTCTCCCCCTTCACCGAACGCCAGCGAGTCATCGCCGACGACATCGTGGGCAACCTGGACTCCGTGGGCTACCTACAGTCCACCGTGGAAGAGATCGCCGCCACCACCGGCGCCACCCCCGAAGAGGTGGAGGTGGTCCTGCACGCCCTGCAGCGCTTCGACCCGGTGGGGATCGCCGCGCGCACCCCGCAGGAGTGCCTGCTCACCCAGTTGGAAGTTTACGGCTACACCGACCCGGTGCTCCTGGAGATCGTGCGCGAGCACCTGGAGGACCTGGAAAAGAAGCGCTACAAGCCCCTGGCCAAGAAGTTCCGCATCACCCTCGAGGACATCAAGGAATACCTGGACATCATCCAGACCCTCGACCCTCTGCCAGGCTCACACTTCAGCTCCTCCGATCCGGTCTACGTGAGTCCCGACGCCTACGTGTACAAGTACGGCGAGGACTTCATCATCGTGCTCAACGAGGACGGCCTGCCCAAGCTCCAGCTTTCCCCCTATTACATGGAGGACATGAGCCGTTCCAGCGGGAGCAAGGACAAGGACTACCTCCAGGACAAGATGCGCTCGGCCCAGTGGCTCATGAAGAGCCTGTACCAGCGCCAGCGGACGTTGTTCAAGGTCCTGGAATCGATAGTGAAATTTCAGCGGGACTTCTTCGAGGACGGGGTTACGAAATTAAAGCCCCTCATCCTCAAGGACGTGGCCGACGACATCGGCATGCACGAATCCACTGTGAGCCGCATCACCACGAGCAAATACGTGGCCACCCCGCACGGCATCTACGAACTCAAGTTTTTCTTCAACTCCGCCCTGGAGTTGGACGACGGCACTTCCGTGGGTTCGGAGTCGGTGAAGGCGCTCATCAAGCAGCTCATCTCCGGCGAGGATCCCAAGAAGCCCGTGAGCGACGAGCAGATCGCGGACACCCTCAAGCAGAAGCTGCAGGTCAACATCGCCCGCCGTACCGTGGCCAAGTACCGCATGGCCATGGGCATCGACTCCTCGTCCAAGCGCAAGGAAGTCTTGTAATCACGCCGCGCGTCTTTTCGCGGCCACACCTCGGAGGTAGATATGAACATTGCTTTCTATTTCAAGAATTTTGAGCCGTCCCCCGGTCTGCGCGAATACGCCGCCAAGCGTTTCGACAAACTGGCCAAATACATGCCCAATGCCGACAACGCCGAAGTGGTGGTCACGCTGCTGGTCGAAAAGACCCGCCAGATCGCCGATGTGGTGATCGACGCGGACGCCATGCACATCTCCGCCCATGAGCGCTCCGACGACATGTACTCCACCATCGACATGATCACGGACAAGCTCGAGGCCCAGGTGCGCAAGATGCGCGAGAAGATGAAGGACCGCCGCAAGGCCGCGTCTTCCGACGTCACCATGGGCGTGGTCAGCTTCACCGATGAGGGCAAGGTCCACTCCATCGAGGAATCCGACAAGTACAGCCCCAAGCCCATGAGCGTTGAAGAGGCCGCCGAGCAGATCACCGCCATGAAGTACGAATTCCTGGTGTTCTTCAACTCCGAGGCCGAGCGTATCAACGTCATCTACAAGCGCAAGAATGGCGACTTCGGTCTGATCGACCCTGGAGTTTCCCTCTGATGCGGCTGGGGGAGTTTCTGCGCAAGGATTTCGTGCTCGACGACCTGCAAGCGTCGGACAAGCCCGAAGTGCTCCGCGAACTGGTGTCCCCCGTGGCCCAGGCTTTCCCGGACGTGAGTCCCGAGAAGGCCCTGCGGGTGCTCATGGACCGCGAAAACCTGGGCACCACGGGCATCGGCGACGCCGTGGCCATTCCCCACGGGAAGATGGACTCCCTCAAGGAGATCGTCATCGTGGCGGGGCGCAGCCGGGGCGGAGTCGATTTCGAGGCCCTGGACCACAAGCCTTGCCGGATATTCTTCCTGGTCCTGGCCCCGGAACATGTGGCGGGCATGCATTTGCGTATCCTGGCCCAGATATCCAGGCTCCTCTCCGATGAGGGGTTCCGGGAATCCTTCCTGGACGCCCCGGACCGGGAAAGCCTCTGGCGCGTGCTGTCCAGCCATTCCTGAGGCGGCATCCGTTTCGTGATGATTCCCGGTCGATGATGTGCTAGCGTCCATCCCCGTCGCGCTTAAGAAGGCGCGGCGGGGATGTCTTTTTCAAGGAGCGCGCGACATGGCCTCTTCGGTCAAGCTGCCCGTGGTGGTGATTTCGGGCCTCTCCGGGTCCGGCAAGTCCACGGCCCTCAACGTCTTCGAGGACCTGGGCTATTTCTGCGTGGACGGCCTGCCCGCAAGCCTCATGCCCAAGCTGGTGAGCCTTTTCGAAGGCCAGGGAGCCAACCGCTACCGGGGCCTCGCCCTGGGCATGGACATGCGCCAGGCGGGCTTCGACTCCGGCTGGCAGCCCGCCATGGAGGAGTTGCGCGCCGCGGGCAACCTGCCCCAGA
Proteins encoded in this window:
- a CDS encoding thiamine pyrophosphate-dependent enzyme; its protein translation is MIPLEQYGEFETAWCPGCGNFAINKALKKALSMLDLAPHKVLVCSGIGQAAKSPHYLRCNCFNGLHGRSLPPAQGAALANTEVAVFAESGDGCSYGEGGNHFLAAMRRNVTMTYLVHDNQIYGLTKGQASPTTAQGQPTKFQPAGVASMAFNPIAVAVTMDTPFVARGYAAEVDHLADLIVQAARHPGFALVDILQPCVSFNKVNTYAWYKARCYKLGADYDPTDRNAAMLKAQEFGDRIPIGVIYKGTRAPYEGRIDSRVRRPLATSKPDMAKLASMLESYA
- a CDS encoding alpha/beta fold hydrolase, with amino-acid sequence MPAGIHYEVHGSGPALMLLAGLTQDVTQWGGLIAALAERFTVIAHDPRGAGRTTASFDGLTTEVMAQDALALLDELDMARAHVLGFSLGGMTAQVLAATHPERVDRLVLASSGSRIGIPPMAAIRAARTLFAASQCAVYANDALIPWLLGQNALLDGSIGRGFATRAYKPSLEGFTAQCDALAAHDGGPFLPRILAPTLCLAGAQDLLIPPPQGRDMASIIPNASFWELPDSGHMCFLEVPSVFQDALLAFLTDDS
- the tadA gene encoding tRNA adenosine(34) deaminase TadA; the protein is MNTFHSSAAIFTTPPPGWKSWRLVMTRALRQAWLAGRRGEAPIGAVVIEAATGRLLAEACNGPIGASDPTAHAEILALRQAGTALGNYRLNGAILAVTLEPCLMCLGAMVHARIGGLVFGARDAKAGAVVSNLDGPGLAFLNHRFPVLEGVLAEECGATLTRFFAGRRKEKLK
- a CDS encoding phosphoribosylformylglycinamidine synthase subunit PurQ, coding for MARVKTLVITGYGTNCEAESAHGANLAGSDQTDIVYFSDITAGRVRLPGYNFLIFPGGFLDGDDLGAGQAGAIRWKYAKTATGEPLLDQLRTFIQDGGLILGICNGFQLLVKLGLLPALDGNYFERQVTLSNNDSGRFEDRWVTVRVNKSSPCVFTRGIDHLDLPVRHGEGLLIPQDNATLSRIVTENLIALQYADPGTGLPTMEYPANPNGSPMAIAGLTDPSGRILGLMPHPEAFNHATNHPGWTRGEKPRLGISILENGVRFLKENA
- a CDS encoding CTP synthase; its protein translation is MKTKFIFVTGGVLSSLGKGLAAASIGALLQARGLRCTIMKLDPYINVDPGTMNPFQHGEVYVTNDGAETDLDLGHYERYLGVPMSQNNNVTSGRIYNNVIQKERRGDYLGGTVQVIPHITDEIKRSILGVAKDEDVALIEIGGTVGDIEGQPFLEAIRQLRGDLGKENVLYIHLTLIPYIRVAGELKTKPTQHSVKELRSIGIQPDIIICRSEIDLDQSLKTKIALFCNVDPDAVFTSVDVKNIYEVPLKLYAEGVDQKIAILLRLPAKNAELEAWQNLTHKLANPKGEVTIGIVGKYVDLKEAYKSLHEALVHGGVANDVSVNLIYVNSEEVTPANVAERMAGLDGILVPGGFGSRGVEGKIAAIRYARENKVPFFGICLGMQLACIEFARNVLNLPEANSEEFNRLSPDPIIYLMREWYDFRTKKIEKRDADSEMGGTMRLGAYPCVVKPDTKAMEAYAKPQIEERHRHRYEFNKAYYTRMEEKGMVFSGLSPDESLVEVVELPEHPWFLGCQFHPEFNSIPMRPHPLFREFIRASKIAREAK
- a CDS encoding KdsC family phosphatase; its protein translation is MRRPVRPGVNRRALASARGVRLLVLDVDGVLTDNAVFHDGAGPGLKRFGIQDGMGLKLCQHAGIDVAVISGLGNIQAQHRLRELGIREFHGGHLRKLPVLEELLSAKHLDLNEVAYMGDDWLDAQVMSRVGLAMAPVDAQPEILRLAAWVSKRPGGSGAVRDAVRFLLMAKGKLGALWRRWLV
- the rpoN gene encoding RNA polymerase factor sigma-54, whose product is MALELRQQLKLSQQLVMTPQLQQAIKLLQLSRLELVETVQQEMLENPLLEEVQVDDERPEPTIAEDSHAPDATQEEGAMQRELMKTAEWDDYIGDFASTSRQATVREYEAPEEGMSFEARLASKTSLEGHLSWQINLSPFTERQRVIADDIVGNLDSVGYLQSTVEEIAATTGATPEEVEVVLHALQRFDPVGIAARTPQECLLTQLEVYGYTDPVLLEIVREHLEDLEKKRYKPLAKKFRITLEDIKEYLDIIQTLDPLPGSHFSSSDPVYVSPDAYVYKYGEDFIIVLNEDGLPKLQLSPYYMEDMSRSSGSKDKDYLQDKMRSAQWLMKSLYQRQRTLFKVLESIVKFQRDFFEDGVTKLKPLILKDVADDIGMHESTVSRITTSKYVATPHGIYELKFFFNSALELDDGTSVGSESVKALIKQLISGEDPKKPVSDEQIADTLKQKLQVNIARRTVAKYRMAMGIDSSSKRKEVL
- the hpf gene encoding ribosome hibernation-promoting factor, HPF/YfiA family, whose translation is MNIAFYFKNFEPSPGLREYAAKRFDKLAKYMPNADNAEVVVTLLVEKTRQIADVVIDADAMHISAHERSDDMYSTIDMITDKLEAQVRKMREKMKDRRKAASSDVTMGVVSFTDEGKVHSIEESDKYSPKPMSVEEAAEQITAMKYEFLVFFNSEAERINVIYKRKNGDFGLIDPGVSL
- a CDS encoding PTS sugar transporter subunit IIA, producing MRLGEFLRKDFVLDDLQASDKPEVLRELVSPVAQAFPDVSPEKALRVLMDRENLGTTGIGDAVAIPHGKMDSLKEIVIVAGRSRGGVDFEALDHKPCRIFFLVLAPEHVAGMHLRILAQISRLLSDEGFRESFLDAPDRESLWRVLSSHS